In Phaseolus vulgaris cultivar G19833 chromosome 7, P. vulgaris v2.0, whole genome shotgun sequence, the genomic stretch ACAACTTTAATTCTATGCAACTCCGAGGTGCACAACCGACAAAAGAGAATGTTATACGCTtcacattttaaaaatgaaattaaaacaatattcaTCTAAgcattttcataatatttatacaGATGAATATTAGTGAGGTCGTTCTTTTTTCAAATCACATGTATCTTTCTTCACCATGCCCTATTTATAGCTTATATTAGAAAGCTATCTTGATGTTTCTGCATCTAATACGAAGAATTACAACATTACATCTATACAGTGTTGAATCCAATCAAAGAtggaaaaatatgtttttcgtaatgtaatttatttgtatttttaaattatttttctaattttaaaaatatatgactttaatttttatttatatttgaatttcatatgatgatattttttattataatgtgatattaatacttttttatatttaaatttaatacttAGTGACGATTTTTACTTTccaaattcagaaaaaaaaattacataataattCTTAATACGGATCAAGATTAAGTTTAACAAaaacatgagaaactagatgaTATTTAACCATTTAATAATTATAGGTTTTTAACCATTTATATTTAACCATCTATCtttctatatatataactaatccTTGCTTAAATTCTTGTGAAGAAGGAATAGAAGGCAGCATTAATAACTACCTAGTAGATCTGCGCAGTAGCCCTATCCCCTGTGCAATTAGAGGAGTCAAATTCCAGATGCAGAAGTTTTAAGTTTACAAACCCTAACAGGTACTTCCCATCTCACAATAAAGGGCAAGGGTGAAAGAAGTTTGAGAACCATCAATCCATGATGTATAGGACTTGGAACAGATACATCTCATGATTAGGATCTTCTCCTCTCCCTTCAAAACTCCAACTTCCTCATATTTTGAAAGTGTAATCATTCGACTCTATCATATATTTATACCAAAACCATGAAGTGcatcaattataaaataaaataaaaatgcaacCAGGAAATAAAGGGACGAAAGAAAAAGTAACCAGACGGAGAAAACAACTACtaaattattcataaatatattaaaagatgCCCATGATCATCTTTTTTATTCAAAACACagaagcaaaagaaaaaaaagatggTTCATAATCCATGTACATCGATAAAATAAGCATGCTTGCTTGGTAGCTAGCTAGCTTCCTCTCTCACTGTTCTTCAgaactatatatataattagtaCTCTAACCTTGCAACTCTTTCCAATTCCTAGCCTTCAAAATACAGCACAAGATCGAGACAATAGCAGGTTAAATTTGATCATTAGATGACTCCATCCATCTCTTCCTGTACCACGTTTGGCAATTCAGAAAGGTGTTCGTCCATGAGCCCAAGCAAGGGCTTCATGCCCCACTTGCCCCCCTCCTACATTTGGTGGAAGATTATACAAAGGCAAAGATGATGGATCTGGCATCCCACCCTGCAACTGGACGCCCCCACCGCTTCCAATTCCAAGTGGCGGCGGTGATCCTCCTCCTTGTACCGCAGCGGCGGAACTAGGCCCCTCGTCATCTTCATCAAGTGGAAGTCTCTCATATGTTGCATTGGCAAAAGTTGCAGCAATCACCATCACTGGTCCTGTTGCAACTAGAGGCCCAACCACACTCCCTCCTAGTACTTGGCCCTGTCCTCCAGCAAGATACACTGTGAGTCCTGTGGATCCTGGAGGAGCTGGACCAGGTAAGAAAGTCCCAGTGAGGGACAAAATCTCAAACCTCCCATGAAGTGCCACAACAGCTCCAGGAGCAgcaggttgtctaagagtaacATTTGCCACGGAGCCACTTCCACTGAGCACACAAACTCCACGCTGACGCCTTCTTGCAAACTGGGCTACACTTTCGGCAACATCAGCTCCTCCAGTTATCTCCATCACATGACTCCTCAGGGCGTTTGGGCTGTCCCTTGTTACAAAAATGGGTGGTTTTGGCTTGTTTTTGGATCCAGGAGGTCTTCCTCTTGGTCTGCGGGTTCCAACCTCAACTGCACCCTCTTTCGGTTCATCTCTATtgtcttcatcttcttctataTCATGACCACCACTGCTTTCATTGATTACAAGGTCTGTGTGGCGTTTGCTTAGGCCAGGTGAATGGGTTCCTGGGTCAATCCCAGATAACCCCCCCTGGCCTGTCCACCAAGGATTTGCCAGAGTTACTGCAAAAAGATTAATTCAGGTTATAAGGTAAAGAAAACTGTATAGCAGTAACTTCAAACCCAGAAACCAATTAAGCTCAATTGCCTTTACCAGAAAACGCAAAATTGACCTGTGAGCTACCTTTTTTTTTCCAAAGGCTATGTAGCTGATTGGGGTTTTGGTTTTGTGCTCCTAGGTTTCCTTCACTTGTTGTAATTGCAAGCTAGAgagcaaaaaataaaataaaataaaagtcaaACCCACATAGCTCATAAGAAACAAAGGCCAGGGCTAGCTCTTTTCTCTCGAAAGACCTAAGATATGATGTTTGGTTGGTCCAATGGATGAGAGGCCAGAGAGAGGGCAAAGGAATGAGAGGTGAGGTGCTTAGAAGAGAGAATTAGATTCAGATACTCAAGAAGAATCCAGTAAAGGGTATTAAAGAGTTTATCAAATAGCTGTTTCAAGAGATGGAAAGAAAAAGATTGAAGATCAGACGATCAACAATTGTTCtctctcttctttttatttaatttgtttgattATTCTTTGGCTACTTATGAAGAAGCGATCTGAGTGGACATGAAAGGGAACAGATGCGAAACCTTTCACAGAATCAAGCACAAAGAGAGCAAATACGAGGGCAGAAACAGAGAAAGGAAGAGAGAGATAATTAAGAAAACCAAAATACGGGACAGTACTATGTAACAATAAGatatagaaagagaaagaaCACAACTTAAACTACTACTATTTGACAAGAACAAAGGAGAAGAAATGTTTTTCATTTGTTCTCTTTCTTGGCGTGTGCTGTGCTGTTATTAGGGGAGActatatattttctttcttactttattattattttcgtttcaatttttttttttacaatccTTGCTTGTTGATTCTGGCATTATATAATGGGAACGAACAATAAGCACTGCTTTTAGAGGGTCTTGGAAATTAGGGTTTTGTGGGGTCGCGTGCGCGTAGGCAGGTGCGAGCACGTCGTTTTCTCGGGGCCCGATACATACCAACGTTACCAAAAGAGAGAACGAGTCGTGAGTGAGAGAAAAGTAAGtacaggaagaagaagaagatgatgaagaagaagaagctatatTGGTGAACCTTCCATCTGGTAATACATTTCAACTACTCCAACTTTTGCACTTTCTCCATGCCAAAAAATGTTACTACTGCTGCCTGCTGGTGTTCTTAACACACATCCATtctacattattttaattatatttattttattttaatttataatattattatattattataattgggTGTCAAAGTATGTTATTTACTATATATTTGAGTGTTAAAAAAACTTTTCCTATCTTTTATTTTGGTTACTTCTTTAACTTCCATCTCCAAACTCATGTAGGTGTAGCATTTTTTGTCATAAAAGATTTATTTGCAGCCTGTAAATTGTAATCATTTTAATGTGTTCTTTTATACATCTCTTAGTGACATTTTATAATGTCTTATCTCATAAGGAAGAGTTTGGAAAAGGCTTGTTTGATTTAATAAAAGTtgtttaaaattgtaaaattgtaCCACTTAAGTTTCACAATCAAGTAATTGAATAATTTCTCATTTGACAAATCCATTATCATAGtgctttaattatttatttataaatgtgcTCTTTTGGTGGATAATAGTGCCTACTTTGGAGAATTTGTCGGCTATAAAATATATTGAGGTTTTTGAGTTTATGATACCAAGGCTGAAAAGTAAATCATCATAAAAGAAGCCAGATAATTAAGATTGAATGTTGAGGATTCTTAGCTTCATTTTTACTATAGAACTTCCAAATTGTAAAATTGGGTGTCTCTCTTTTAAGCGTCTTTAAGACTGCACATTTAGGTGCTAACTGCAAATAAATAGTTACTTGAAAGCGTCTGCTAGATTTGTTACACAAAAGATTTTGATATTTGTCATTGGTTGTAGAATTGCActattaaatttatgttttgaacaaattcttatttaatttttatcctCTTTAAATTTCGGGAAAATCATTCAAATCTTATGGTTTTGGAAGTTAATGAAGAAAAAAGATGCtctttaaaaactttaaaatcaAAGTATGTTGAATAATTTATTGAGATTTTCTTTTCATCGGCAAATAATATTAAATCCTAACAGTAAACAAAAGTTTAATAAATCTCCAACTAAATGAAAAGGTAAGTGTTTGATAGCTGAATATAGTGGCGATTTAGATTCTAATTTATTTGTGG encodes the following:
- the LOC137828554 gene encoding AT-hook motif nuclear-localized protein 20-like, whose protein sequence is MEITGGADVAESVAQFARRRQRGVCVLSGSGSVANVTLRQPAAPGAVVALHGRFEILSLTGTFLPGPAPPGSTGLTVYLAGGQGQVLGGSVVGPLVATGPVMVIAATFANATYERLPLDEDDEGPSSAAAVQGGGSPPPLGIGSGGGVQLQGGMPDPSSLPLYNLPPNVGGGQVGHEALAWAHGRTPF